From one Henningerozyma blattae CBS 6284 chromosome 1, complete genome genomic stretch:
- the AVL9 gene encoding Avl9p (similar to Saccharomyces cerevisiae AVL9 (YLR114C); ancestral locus Anc_8.305) has protein sequence MSEDIIFGVCLVDFHHTRGPEVEYWYGLPKETDTTQLWPNLPFQALPDGSHSYEETFTYFTLLFNEKLNRAPSKDASELNLDIDGNAADYTTLFAISCSRQIKSEDLLEKNKDVTRSTVQKSLVVISRKLIFGQIKDKLSIVTNVFFSQRNFSDRNIIISLYENLSSLFKTQTIQESNLYVGLSLRKILHDFKKDVLVILKAMLLEKKIIFYGHDVESLCNLEFALIGLIPRLPSDLGDSGSPLLFKDISSLQPIDSFKSSDRKSILKFQGLPLHIFEKGGLFSPYMPLQQIGDLKSENTKFFTIGTSNSLLLEQKDELCQIFIDADNFHVEIIDKSLNTSLQLSYHDKKWIEYISTLVDNSWNEDDYTTPNNSQFEGSEDFIRWQFEDYFAGMLSSEKLDDFLLNNKNNASSLETIPVELKNNFPINLFGSEWVQKWRLTQNHKIFSKITDDRLFDLFPPKHIYQSADTMAVFQQKFSGTIEKMKRSHKERFDKTSSNEKKDPGNNTTKTPPSKLNVDQNDETDIKHSQSNKILENVKSNTTENASKSDVLSVSKSFTSSHANDMKEESKGSKTPQSDIWNNWKDLFNRKKNKDKEPHKGKEQEKDVSDVGSEYIVEHSSLQGGDSSTVGTPSTPDSNPKSFNNTLDKSPISRKSPAQRKSPIINESKNNSGSHITINTATLYLGKIKGHSAKHSSNRSITRIKKSDDLSIGLGLHTDDSTQVDKASDLTDQALSKKSSISNIDDDDSTKISVTKDI, from the coding sequence ATGTCTGAAGATATCATATTTGGTGTTTGTTTAGTAGATTTCCATCATACACGAGGTCCAGAAGTGGAATATTGGTATGGTCTTCCAAAAGAGACGGATACAACTCAACTATGGCCAAATCTACCGTTCCAAGCTTTGCCGGATGGTTCACATTCTTATGAAGAAACATTCACATATTTCACCTTATtgtttaatgaaaaattaaatagagCGCCTTCTAAGGATGCTTCAGAGCTAAATTTAGATATAGATGGGAATGCTGCAGATTATACTACTTTATTTGCCATTTCTTGCTCAAGGCAGATCAAATCAGAAGATTTATTggagaaaaataaagatgtTACTAGATCTACTGTACAAAAATCATTAGTAGTCATCTCACggaaattaatatttgggcaaattaaagataaattgaGTATTGTTACcaatgtatttttttcacaaCGAAATTTTTCTGATcgtaatattattatttcattatatgAAAATTTGAGTTCACTATTTAAAACTCAAACAATTCAAGAAAGTAATTTATATGTAGGTTTAtcattaagaaaaatattacatgattttaaaaaagatgTTTTAGTAATACTCAAGGCGATGttattagaaaagaaaataatattttatggACATGACGTAGAATCATTATGTAATTTAGAATTCGCACTTATTGGCTTAATTCCAAGATTGCCCTCTGATTTAGGCGATTCGGGTAGTCCCTTATTATTCAAAGATATCTCTTCTTTGCAACCAATAGATTCGTTTAAATCAAGTGAtagaaaatcaattttaaaatttcaaggATTACCGTTacatatttttgaaaaaggtGGATTATTTTCTCCATATATGCCATTACAACAAATTGGTGATTTAAAATctgaaaatacaaaatttttcaccaTTGGTACATCTAATTCATTGTTATTAGAACaaaaagatgaattatgtcaaatatttatagatGCTGATAATTTCCACGtagaaattattgataaatcaTTGAATACTTCTTTGCAATTATCATATCATGATAAAAAATGgatagaatatatttcaactTTAGTAGATAATTCATGGAACGAAGATGATTATACTACTCCAAATAATTCTCAATTTGAAGGTAGTGaagattttattagatGGCAATTTGAAGACTATTTTGCAGGTATGTTATcaagtgaaaaattagatgattttttgctgaataataaaaataatgcttCTTCATTAGAAACTATTCCtgttgaattgaaaaataatttcccAATCAATCTGTTTGGATCTGAATGGGTCCAAAAATGGAGATTAACTCAAAACCATAAGATATTTTCCAAGATCACAGATGAtagattatttgatttatttccACCAAAACATATATACCAAAGTGCAGATACAATGGCAGTTTTCCAACAAAAATTTTCAGGtacaattgaaaagatGAAACGAAGTCATAAAGAGAGATTTGACAAAACAAGCtctaatgaaaagaaagatCCTGGGAATAATACTACTAAAACACCCCCATCTAAACTTAATGTAGATCAAAATGATGAGACTGATATTAAACATAGTCAGagtaataaaattcttgaaaatGTTAAATCTAATACTACAGAGAATGCTTCTAAAAGTGACGTACTTTCAGTTAGCAAAAGCTTTACATCTTCACATGCCAACGATATGAAGGAAGAGAGTAAAGGATCTAAAACGCCTCAATCTGatatttggaataattGGAAAGACCTATTCAATcgaaagaaaaataaagataaagaacCACATAAGGGGaaagaacaagaaaaagatGTATCAGATGTGGGTAGTGAATATATTGTGGAGCATTCCAGTCTTCAAGGAGGAGATTCAAGTACTGTTGGTACACCTTCAACACCTGACTCAAATccaaaatcttttaataatactttgGACAAATCGCCAATATCACGTAAATCACCAGCACAACGCAAATCTCCCATAATAAATGAATCTAAAAACAATAGTGGTAGTCATATCACTATAAATACAGCAACGTTATACCTAGGAAAGATCAAAGGCCATAGTGCAAAACATTCTTCCAACAGAAGCATAACTAGAATAAAGAAATCTGATGATTTATCCATTGGTCTTGGCCTACACACAGATGATAGTACACAAGTAGATAAAGCATCTGACTTAACAGACCAAGCTTTGAGTAAGAAAAGTTCCATATCAAACATTGACGATGATGATAGTACTAAGATAAGTGTTACAAAGGACATATAA